One part of the uncultured Bacteroides sp. genome encodes these proteins:
- a CDS encoding MFS transporter, whose product MKRFLYKYEVGKFDGLKGIFRSLRYRNYRLFFSGQSLSLIGTWVQRIAIPWLVYRLTGSAFLLGFVGFAGQIPTFILAPFAGVLTDRLNRYHIMIVSQILSMIQALALALLFFTNTIEVWNVLLLSVIQGCINAFDTPARQSFVIEMVEDKNDIGNAVALNSSMFNGARLVGPSIAGVLIASLGEGACFLINGISYIFVVISLLLMKVKPQEKKKTKDTNIIKEFKEGFTYTFGFPPIRSIIILLTLISLMGMPFSVLMPIFAKDIFHGGSHIFGFLMGASGVGALIGAAYLASRKSVVGLEKFIPLAAVVFGLGLVSFSLSSSFPLSIILMIITGVGMMMQTACSNTILQTISDNDKRGRVMSFYTMAFMGTAPIGSFLAGSMASMIGAPATLLIGGIACVIGALVFAQKLPLFIKLVRPIYIQLGIIDKAANK is encoded by the coding sequence ATGAAAAGATTTCTATATAAGTACGAAGTAGGAAAGTTTGATGGACTAAAAGGCATCTTCCGTTCCCTGCGTTATAGAAATTATCGTCTCTTTTTCAGTGGTCAGAGTCTTTCGTTAATTGGAACGTGGGTACAAAGAATCGCTATTCCCTGGCTGGTTTACAGGCTAACAGGTTCTGCGTTCTTATTGGGATTTGTAGGTTTTGCCGGACAAATACCAACTTTTATTCTGGCTCCTTTTGCCGGAGTGCTAACCGACAGACTGAATCGTTATCACATAATGATTGTATCCCAGATTCTTTCCATGATTCAGGCGCTGGCATTGGCCCTGCTTTTCTTCACAAATACAATAGAAGTATGGAATGTACTTTTGCTAAGCGTAATCCAGGGATGCATCAATGCTTTTGATACCCCGGCGCGCCAATCATTTGTGATAGAGATGGTAGAAGATAAAAATGACATAGGAAATGCCGTTGCTTTAAATTCTTCAATGTTTAACGGTGCAAGATTAGTTGGTCCTTCCATTGCGGGTGTTCTGATTGCTTCCCTGGGAGAAGGAGCCTGCTTCCTTATCAATGGTATAAGCTATATCTTCGTTGTGATATCTCTACTTTTAATGAAAGTAAAACCACAGGAGAAGAAGAAGACAAAAGACACGAATATTATCAAGGAATTCAAGGAAGGCTTCACTTATACTTTTGGCTTCCCTCCTATCCGATCCATTATTATTTTACTGACTTTAATCAGTCTGATGGGAATGCCATTTTCCGTGCTTATGCCAATTTTCGCCAAAGATATATTTCATGGCGGCTCACATATATTTGGTTTTTTAATGGGAGCTTCGGGCGTGGGAGCACTAATAGGTGCAGCCTATCTTGCATCCAGAAAAAGTGTTGTGGGACTGGAAAAATTTATACCTCTGGCAGCTGTTGTCTTTGGTCTCGGACTTGTTAGTTTCTCATTATCAAGTTCATTTCCTCTCTCCATAATATTAATGATCATTACAGGAGTTGGTATGATGATGCAAACGGCCTGCAGCAATACCATTCTGCAAACCATATCCGATAACGACAAACGAGGAAGAGTGATGAGCTTTTACACCATGGCATTTATGGGAACAGCCCCAATAGGAAGTTTCCTTGCCGGAAGTATGGCCAGTATGATTGGTGCGCCGGCCACACTATTAATCGGCGGTATTGCATGCGTAATCGGAGCACTTGTTTTTGCCCAAAAGCTTCCTTTGTTTATTAAGCTAGTCCGACCAATTTATATTCAGCTTGGCATAATTGACAAAGCTGCAAACAAATAA
- a CDS encoding TraB/GumN family protein codes for MKKRILIFFVINLLIISNINSQTKIENSLLWEISGNGLKKPSYLLGTHHRVPYTFILDSIHGFRNAYHSVRQVAVETTISAGAIDKTMLAMPSDTTYQMLYTPKELVFVDSIIKTNMHISINTSVSILDKFKPLCWYLVISRHNLIVKPDILVIDAYIMKVAKSSNYKLIGLEGKDVLDKVLRKWFSSSLKDQASLLLKQLKDPQKGIIMSPSRIISEYKKQNLNVFEQYLSNFEGANCKERNQLWMKKIPILIKQEPTLIAVGAGHLVGESGLINQLRKQGFTVKPVRQ; via the coding sequence ATGAAAAAACGAATTTTGATTTTTTTTGTGATAAACTTGCTGATTATAAGTAATATTAATAGCCAAACGAAAATAGAGAATAGTTTACTTTGGGAAATTTCTGGTAATGGCTTGAAGAAGCCATCTTATTTATTGGGGACTCATCATAGGGTTCCATATACTTTTATTCTGGATAGCATTCATGGATTTAGAAATGCCTATCATTCAGTTCGGCAAGTTGCAGTAGAAACTACTATCTCGGCTGGTGCGATTGATAAAACTATGCTTGCGATGCCTTCAGATACTACTTATCAAATGCTTTATACGCCAAAAGAACTCGTATTTGTTGATTCTATTATAAAAACAAACATGCACATATCTATAAATACTAGCGTATCTATTCTAGATAAATTTAAACCGCTGTGTTGGTATTTAGTGATAAGTAGGCATAATCTAATTGTAAAGCCTGATATATTAGTAATTGATGCATATATAATGAAAGTTGCAAAAAGTAGTAATTACAAATTAATTGGACTTGAGGGTAAAGATGTACTTGATAAAGTTTTAAGAAAATGGTTTTCTTCGTCATTAAAGGATCAGGCAAGTCTGTTATTGAAACAATTAAAAGATCCTCAAAAGGGCATAATAATGAGTCCTTCTAGAATAATTTCCGAGTATAAAAAACAAAATCTAAATGTATTTGAACAATATCTATCTAATTTTGAGGGCGCAAATTGCAAAGAAAGAAATCAGCTCTGGATGAAAAAAATACCTATACTTATAAAACAGGAACCAACTCTTATTGCTGTTGGTGCAGGGCATTTGGTTGGAGAATCTGGGTTAATTAATCAATTAAGAAAACAAGGTTTCACTGTAAAACCTGTGAGGCAATAG
- a CDS encoding SusC/RagA family TonB-linked outer membrane protein: MKIKILLSFCLLFFTGTLLYSQILVKGIVRDKSGEALPGVSVKVVDKSAKVTVTDIDGKYSIDVSPKGTLEFSYIGFSSQKVVVNDRTDLDVTMSDQSTELDEVVVTAVGIKQQKKKLGYTTQQISAQTIEESSSINLGNALSGQVAGLTVTNPTGLFQAPAFTLRGKTPLIVVDGIPVESDLFDIPNEDVENINVLKGTSASALYGSRGKNGAILITTKKAKKEGLELTANVSSMISAGFTVFPETQHQYGSGSEGKYEFWDGADGGISDGDMTWGPKYTPGLLVKQWNSPIRNKQTGETIPWWGNVAGSIYDNRALYERVPIAFEPHNNLKEFLRTGVITKGNFSLAYKGKRSNTYFSGNYANQHGQVPNTSVQTGGLTFNNEYNITDNVKFNVNMSYNKVYSPNYPRYGYGPKNHIYTIVLWMSDDVDIRELKKHLYRPDQDGYVQANYNYAWYNNPYFMTYELTQQHNRDVFDGQAKLTWDILPNFTLQGRTSARSQTLFEDMCSPKSYMNYGDSRNGDYKNWNTRQLNVDADVLATYSYSFSKNLALTVNGGASTFYRRYQQEYQSTDGLIVPRIYNLSNSQGPVTATNNLQEKAINSLYGTVNLDIYNAAFLTVTGRNDWSSTLAKGNNSYFYPSVALSTLISEYVKLPKAIDYLKAHGSWAVVSSDLNPYSITSSYNKSTMYGSTPSVTYPSALVNSSIKPQKTTSYEVGLSSSFLKNRLNVELTYYHVIDENQIIDLPISEASGYTTRKVNGNVSKTNGLELVLGAELIKGKNFSWSFTTNWTTDASKLTKIYNDMAKYGNLKKGDRTDAIYATQWMKSASGKVILDATTGMPTKDSYVSNIGHANPDARYGFQNVFKIKKFRVNVDFDGAIGGTMISTTTQKMWWGGRHPKSVTWRDAEYTAGKAVYVPDGVVVTGGSFERDVNGNVISDTRTYQKNTTAVSWQTWCQNYPYRAVVTEKDSKEFANAFDRSYLKLRRLAVSYDLTNIIGKRIFKGLDLTVFGNNLFVLKNVPYIDPDFGSSDSSLQDPSARYVGVSATIKL; the protein is encoded by the coding sequence ATGAAGATTAAAATTCTACTTTCATTTTGCTTATTGTTTTTCACTGGCACATTGCTTTATAGCCAGATTTTAGTAAAAGGTATTGTTCGGGATAAATCAGGAGAAGCGCTTCCCGGTGTTTCGGTTAAAGTAGTGGATAAGTCAGCTAAAGTAACTGTAACCGATATTGATGGAAAATATTCCATAGATGTATCACCCAAGGGAACACTTGAGTTTTCATATATTGGCTTTTCTTCTCAAAAGGTCGTAGTAAACGACAGAACAGATCTTGATGTAACAATGAGTGATCAATCCACAGAACTCGACGAAGTTGTGGTTACAGCTGTTGGTATCAAACAACAGAAAAAGAAACTAGGTTATACCACTCAACAAATTAGTGCTCAGACTATTGAAGAATCAAGTTCAATTAATCTTGGAAATGCTCTTTCCGGACAAGTTGCCGGTCTTACAGTTACTAATCCTACTGGCCTTTTTCAGGCTCCGGCATTTACTTTAAGAGGTAAAACTCCGCTGATAGTAGTGGACGGTATACCTGTTGAATCGGATTTATTCGATATTCCTAATGAAGATGTTGAAAATATCAATGTACTGAAAGGTACTTCGGCTTCTGCATTGTATGGTTCAAGAGGAAAGAATGGAGCTATCCTTATTACAACAAAGAAAGCTAAGAAAGAAGGACTAGAATTAACAGCTAATGTTTCTTCTATGATTTCTGCCGGATTTACAGTTTTTCCGGAAACTCAGCACCAATATGGTAGTGGATCGGAAGGGAAATATGAATTCTGGGACGGTGCCGATGGTGGTATATCCGATGGTGATATGACCTGGGGACCTAAATATACTCCCGGATTGCTGGTTAAACAATGGAATAGCCCCATCCGTAACAAGCAGACAGGTGAAACAATACCCTGGTGGGGAAATGTAGCCGGATCAATTTATGATAACCGTGCACTTTATGAACGTGTGCCTATTGCTTTTGAACCTCACAATAACCTGAAAGAGTTTCTTCGTACAGGTGTTATCACAAAAGGTAATTTTTCTCTGGCATATAAAGGTAAACGCTCTAATACTTATTTCTCTGGGAATTATGCTAATCAGCACGGACAGGTTCCTAATACAAGTGTACAGACAGGCGGTTTGACCTTTAATAATGAATATAACATTACTGATAACGTGAAGTTTAATGTGAATATGTCTTATAATAAAGTTTATTCACCTAACTATCCGCGCTATGGTTATGGTCCTAAAAATCACATCTATACCATTGTATTATGGATGAGCGATGATGTTGATATTCGTGAGCTTAAGAAACATCTTTATCGCCCCGATCAGGATGGATATGTTCAGGCAAACTATAATTATGCATGGTATAACAATCCTTATTTCATGACATATGAGCTTACTCAGCAACATAACCGTGATGTTTTTGACGGACAAGCTAAGCTAACATGGGATATCCTTCCAAACTTTACACTTCAGGGACGTACATCTGCTCGTTCACAAACACTTTTTGAAGATATGTGCAGCCCGAAATCATATATGAATTATGGAGACTCACGTAATGGAGATTATAAAAATTGGAATACTCGTCAATTGAATGTAGATGCTGATGTATTAGCCACTTATTCTTATTCGTTTTCAAAGAATCTGGCCTTAACAGTTAATGGTGGTGCTTCAACTTTCTACCGTAGGTACCAGCAGGAATATCAATCTACTGACGGATTAATTGTACCACGTATATATAATCTGAGCAATAGTCAGGGACCAGTTACTGCTACTAATAATTTGCAGGAAAAAGCTATCAACAGTCTTTACGGAACAGTGAATCTGGATATTTATAATGCTGCTTTCCTTACTGTAACAGGACGTAATGACTGGTCGTCTACACTTGCGAAAGGAAACAATTCTTATTTTTATCCTTCAGTAGCTTTAAGTACACTGATCTCGGAATATGTGAAATTGCCAAAGGCTATTGATTATCTGAAAGCACATGGTTCATGGGCTGTAGTGTCAAGTGACCTTAATCCTTACAGTATTACCTCTTCTTATAATAAGAGTACAATGTATGGCTCAACTCCATCAGTTACTTACCCTTCGGCTTTGGTGAATAGCAGTATTAAACCTCAGAAAACAACCTCCTATGAAGTGGGATTATCTTCTTCTTTCTTAAAGAATAGATTGAATGTAGAACTGACTTATTATCATGTAATTGACGAAAACCAGATTATTGACCTGCCTATTTCTGAAGCTTCCGGATATACAACTAGAAAAGTAAATGGTAATGTGAGTAAAACAAATGGATTGGAACTTGTGTTGGGAGCTGAGCTTATAAAGGGCAAAAACTTTAGCTGGAGTTTCACAACAAACTGGACTACAGATGCAAGTAAACTGACTAAAATATATAACGATATGGCAAAATACGGAAATCTGAAAAAGGGAGATCGTACAGATGCCATCTATGCTACACAATGGATGAAGAGCGCTTCGGGAAAAGTTATTCTTGATGCAACAACAGGTATGCCTACAAAAGATAGTTATGTAAGTAATATTGGTCACGCTAATCCAGATGCTCGTTATGGATTCCAAAATGTATTTAAAATAAAGAAGTTCCGTGTAAATGTTGATTTTGATGGAGCAATTGGCGGTACAATGATTTCCACTACTACCCAGAAAATGTGGTGGGGAGGAAGACATCCAAAGTCTGTTACCTGGAGAGATGCTGAGTATACAGCAGGTAAAGCGGTTTATGTTCCCGATGGTGTAGTTGTAACCGGTGGTTCGTTTGAAAGAGATGTAAACGGAAACGTAATATCAGATACACGTACTTATCAGAAAAACACTACAGCTGTAAGTTGGCAGACATGGTGTCAGAATTATCCGTACAGAGCAGTGGTTACTGAAAAAGACAGCAAAGAATTTGCAAATGCATTTGATAGAAGTTATTTAAAGTTGAGACGTCTGGCCGTTTCTTATGATCTAACTAATATAATTGGGAAAAGAATATTTAAAGGACTTGATCTGACTGTTTTTGGAAACAACCTGTTTGTGCTGAAGAATGTTCCCTATATTGATCCTGATTTTGGTTCTTCAGATAGCAGTTTACAAGACCCTTCTGCTCGTTATGTGGGTGTTAGCGCAACAATTAAATTATAA
- a CDS encoding SusD/RagB family nutrient-binding outer membrane lipoprotein — translation MKRILSIIFASLLIFSSCTNFEELNTDPNNPTVTHPRLLLTNICWNTFSENSLDPLYASKYIVQSDGENSEQFYKWNRGSFSYYTNLKDVNKMQEEAENISANGYVALAHFFRAYYFYNLTMTFGDIPYSEALKGESVANYTPVYDTQENVFKGILSELKTANEILSKESDNLSGDIIFGGDITKWKKTVNAFRLKVLLTLSKRANDASSTVKSDFAVIVNSGLLMTSSADNAQLVYLDQEGNRYPMFNSSTFGSGMYMDSTFVSLLADKKDPRLFTFCTQTKNAKSAGLAVDNFSSYDGGDPAAPYATVNAKAVAGNISKPHSRFYASATNEPQILMGYSEQELIIAEAIVRGWITGDAAIHYEAAVRASFKFYETYASDYASYLNETAATAYIASPENSLTGLTTEQKIERIVDQKYIQSYFQGMWTPLFEHLRTGYPAFRRPTGVEVPKRWMYPQAEYNNNATNVKAALDRQFGGLDRISDALWWEK, via the coding sequence ATGAAACGAATCTTATCAATCATATTTGCATCCTTATTGATATTCTCTTCATGTACCAATTTTGAAGAATTGAATACAGATCCCAATAATCCAACAGTAACGCATCCCAGATTATTGTTGACCAATATTTGTTGGAATACATTCAGTGAAAATAGTCTCGATCCGCTTTATGCATCAAAGTATATTGTTCAGTCTGATGGTGAGAATAGTGAACAGTTCTATAAATGGAACCGAGGCTCTTTCTCATATTATACCAATTTGAAAGATGTGAATAAGATGCAGGAGGAAGCTGAAAATATCAGTGCAAACGGATATGTGGCTTTAGCTCATTTCTTCCGTGCGTATTATTTCTATAATCTGACAATGACTTTTGGCGATATTCCTTATTCCGAAGCATTGAAAGGAGAATCTGTTGCAAATTACACTCCGGTTTATGATACTCAGGAAAATGTTTTCAAAGGAATTTTGTCGGAATTGAAAACTGCAAATGAAATTCTTTCAAAAGAGTCGGATAATTTGTCGGGAGATATTATCTTTGGGGGAGATATAACCAAATGGAAAAAAACAGTGAATGCTTTTCGTTTGAAAGTGCTGCTAACACTTAGCAAAAGGGCTAATGATGCTTCAAGTACTGTGAAATCTGACTTTGCAGTTATTGTAAACAGTGGACTTTTAATGACTTCGTCGGCTGATAATGCACAGTTAGTATATCTGGATCAGGAAGGGAACAGATATCCGATGTTTAACAGTAGTACGTTTGGTTCGGGAATGTATATGGACTCTACTTTTGTATCTTTGCTGGCCGATAAAAAAGACCCGCGTTTGTTTACATTCTGCACACAAACCAAGAATGCCAAGAGTGCCGGACTTGCAGTGGACAATTTCAGTAGTTATGATGGGGGTGATCCTGCTGCACCTTATGCAACAGTAAATGCGAAAGCGGTAGCTGGAAATATATCAAAACCTCATTCACGCTTTTATGCCAGTGCAACAAACGAACCTCAGATTTTGATGGGTTATTCTGAACAGGAACTGATTATTGCTGAGGCTATTGTTCGCGGGTGGATTACCGGAGATGCAGCAATTCATTATGAGGCTGCTGTTAGAGCATCATTTAAGTTTTACGAAACTTATGCATCTGATTATGCAAGTTATTTGAATGAAACTGCAGCTACTGCTTACATTGCTTCTCCTGAAAATTCTTTGACAGGATTGACTACCGAACAGAAAATAGAGAGAATCGTTGATCAGAAGTATATCCAATCTTATTTCCAGGGAATGTGGACTCCTCTCTTTGAACATTTGCGTACAGGATACCCTGCTTTCAGAAGACCAACAGGAGTAGAGGTGCCTAAAAGATGGATGTATCCGCAGGCTGAATATAATAACAATGCAACAAATGTAAAGGCTGCACTCGATAGACAATTTGGTGGTCTTGACAGAATTAGTGATGCGCTTTGGTGGGAAAAATAA
- a CDS encoding OmpA family protein, whose translation MKHSVFSLSVLAICILFTSCVSKKQFAGLQSDYNKLQTENSDLRKSYQDTKEQLVESRTNAKSLEDRLAEARRNNEEIRSSYAALQGSLDKSLQQNSQGNINISKLVDEINASNRFIKQLVETKTKSDSLNLVLSNNLTRSLSREELKEVDIQVLKGVVYISLADNMLYKSGSYEVNERAGETLSKIAKIIMDYKDYDVLIEGNTDTDPITRANIRNNWDLSALRASSVVQVLQNSYGVDPKRLTAAGRGEYNSIADNSTALGKQRNRRTQIIITPKLDQFMELIDKAPESSNK comes from the coding sequence ATGAAACATTCTGTTTTTTCGTTGTCAGTTCTGGCAATATGTATATTGTTTACAAGTTGTGTAAGCAAAAAACAGTTTGCCGGTTTACAGTCTGATTATAATAAACTACAGACTGAGAACAGTGATTTAAGAAAATCTTATCAGGATACTAAGGAACAGTTGGTAGAGAGTCGTACAAATGCTAAAAGTCTGGAAGATCGTTTGGCTGAGGCTCGAAGAAATAATGAAGAAATTCGTTCCTCTTATGCTGCTTTGCAGGGATCACTCGACAAGAGTTTGCAGCAAAACTCTCAGGGAAATATAAATATTTCCAAGTTAGTGGACGAAATCAATGCTTCCAATCGTTTTATCAAACAATTGGTTGAAACTAAGACTAAGTCCGATTCACTTAATCTTGTGTTGAGCAATAATCTGACTCGCTCATTGAGTCGCGAAGAACTTAAAGAAGTAGATATTCAGGTTTTGAAAGGTGTAGTATATATCTCATTGGCAGACAATATGCTATATAAGTCTGGTAGCTATGAAGTGAATGAAAGAGCCGGAGAAACTTTAAGCAAGATTGCTAAGATCATAATGGATTATAAAGATTATGATGTTCTTATTGAAGGTAACACTGATACAGATCCAATTACTCGTGCAAATATCCGTAATAATTGGGATTTGAGTGCTTTACGTGCTTCATCGGTTGTTCAGGTTTTACAAAACAGCTACGGTGTTGATCCAAAACGTTTGACTGCAGCTGGTCGTGGTGAATACAATTCGATTGCAGATAATAGCACAGCTTTAGGAAAGCAACGTAACCGTAGAACACAGATTATCATTACTCCGAAACTTGATCAGTTTATGGAACTTATTGATAAGGCACCGGAATCATCAAATAAGTAA
- a CDS encoding M20/M25/M40 family metallo-hydrolase, with the protein MKKIIIAALLIAANLSVLAQKPIEKGLQNISEQSAKASINFLASDELEGREAGSRGGRVAGEYIVSMLRMMNVSPLGDSYYQPFEACHNQVAQKGKWQVHPDSIAQLKKGVYKHLLLNNILAKIEGKRTDEYVIVGAHYDHLGIDPTLAGDCIYNGADDNASGVSAVLQLAKAFLASGQQPERTIIFAFWDGEEKGLLGSSYFVQNCSFINSIKGYLNYDMIGRNSNEAKPQLVDYFYTEANSAFGEWLKNDIKKYKLKLEPIYHSWDKPVGGSDNGSFAKAGIPIIWYHTNANPDYHQPSDDASRINWEKVVEITKASFLNLWNLANEKSY; encoded by the coding sequence ATGAAAAAAATAATAATAGCTGCTCTTCTTATTGCAGCAAATCTTTCTGTATTAGCGCAGAAGCCAATAGAAAAAGGATTGCAGAATATTTCTGAACAATCGGCAAAAGCAAGTATCAACTTTCTTGCATCCGATGAACTGGAAGGACGCGAAGCAGGAAGTCGTGGTGGCAGAGTTGCCGGAGAATATATTGTCTCAATGTTAAGAATGATGAATGTCTCTCCATTGGGCGACTCGTATTATCAACCTTTTGAAGCTTGCCACAACCAGGTAGCGCAAAAAGGAAAATGGCAGGTGCATCCCGATTCCATTGCTCAGCTAAAGAAAGGAGTATACAAGCATTTACTACTGAACAATATCCTTGCAAAGATTGAAGGGAAACGGACTGATGAGTATGTTATCGTTGGTGCTCATTATGATCATTTAGGAATAGATCCGACTTTGGCAGGCGATTGCATTTATAACGGTGCGGATGATAATGCTTCCGGCGTATCGGCAGTATTGCAATTGGCAAAAGCATTTTTGGCCAGTGGTCAGCAACCGGAACGAACAATAATCTTTGCATTCTGGGATGGTGAAGAAAAGGGTTTGCTGGGCTCTAGTTATTTTGTGCAGAATTGTTCATTCATTAATTCCATTAAAGGTTATCTCAATTATGATATGATTGGCCGTAACTCAAATGAGGCAAAACCTCAATTGGTGGACTATTTTTATACGGAAGCAAACTCGGCTTTTGGTGAATGGCTGAAGAATGATATCAAAAAGTACAAGCTGAAACTGGAACCAATTTATCATTCATGGGATAAACCGGTAGGAGGTAGCGATAATGGATCTTTTGCTAAAGCAGGTATTCCTATTATCTGGTATCACACTAATGCTAACCCTGATTATCATCAGCCAAGCGATGATGCATCCCGCATCAATTGGGAAAAAGTTGTGGAGATTACCAAAGCATCTTTTCTGAATTTATGGAATCTGGCTAACGAAAAGAGTTATTGA
- a CDS encoding rhomboid family intramembrane serine protease — translation MITYIIIGVTAIISYLCFNNQELFYKLAFNPYRTIKNNEWHRLITHGFVHADTTHLLVNMFTFWSFGTYIEQGFEVLGFGTSGFLGLYFGGMIVASLYDLIKHKNDPYYNSVGASGAISAVLFTSIFFNPFGTILLFAIIPIPGILFGPLYLVYCQYMNKKGGGNINHNAHFYGAVYGIIYPLLLEPRLLYAFLSNF, via the coding sequence ATGATAACCTACATCATTATTGGCGTTACGGCTATAATTTCATACCTGTGTTTCAATAACCAGGAGCTATTCTATAAATTGGCTTTTAATCCTTACCGGACAATCAAGAACAATGAGTGGCATCGTTTGATAACTCACGGATTTGTACATGCCGACACAACTCACTTGCTAGTGAATATGTTCACTTTCTGGTCGTTCGGGACCTATATTGAGCAAGGTTTTGAAGTTCTGGGTTTTGGAACAAGTGGTTTTCTTGGACTTTATTTCGGAGGAATGATTGTTGCTTCGCTTTACGATCTTATTAAACACAAAAACGATCCGTATTACAACTCCGTAGGTGCATCGGGAGCTATATCTGCAGTACTGTTTACCTCCATCTTTTTCAATCCATTCGGGACAATACTCTTATTTGCCATTATCCCTATACCGGGCATTCTGTTTGGTCCGCTATACCTTGTATACTGCCAGTACATGAATAAAAAAGGAGGAGGAAACATCAATCACAACGCCCACTTCTATGGTGCTGTTTACGGAATAATTTATCCATTGCTTCTTGAACCAAGACTGTTATATGCTTTTCTATCTAATTTTTGA
- a CDS encoding metallophosphoesterase family protein codes for MKNTQILLVMLLLTVTLPLFAQSPELKFNNNQFRIVQFTDIHWNSDNKYKIYNDSTEMMMRKVIEIEKPDLVVITGDISVSKGAKAGWEQVIRPMTDLKVPFAVTFGNHDTESDMPKREVLKYLQKNPYNVTQDSGDGIDGIGNSSLAVKSSESDKDSWLIYLFDSHAYTNDSTMGYYDWIKKSQVDWYVDQSNKFAEKNSEVLPALAFFHIPLPEYECVRNQKNTLGNHSEEVCSPRINSGLFWAFLQQKDVMATFVGHDHNDDFIGSLANIHLAYGRKSGYVSAYKEILERGARVIELHEKGKEVKTYIRTLKGISLEYIFKK; via the coding sequence ATGAAAAATACACAGATTTTATTGGTAATGTTACTGCTTACAGTAACATTACCTTTATTTGCTCAATCTCCGGAACTAAAGTTTAATAATAACCAATTCAGGATTGTTCAGTTTACTGATATACACTGGAACAGTGATAACAAATACAAAATATACAATGATAGTACGGAAATGATGATGCGCAAGGTAATCGAAATAGAGAAACCTGATCTCGTAGTAATTACTGGCGATATTTCTGTATCCAAAGGAGCTAAGGCTGGATGGGAGCAGGTTATTCGCCCGATGACCGATCTGAAAGTACCTTTTGCTGTAACATTTGGTAATCATGATACCGAAAGCGATATGCCAAAACGTGAGGTTCTGAAGTATCTTCAGAAGAATCCTTATAATGTAACTCAGGATTCCGGTGATGGAATAGATGGTATTGGAAACAGTTCCCTGGCGGTAAAATCATCTGAAAGCGATAAAGATTCATGGCTCATCTACCTTTTCGATTCTCATGCATATACCAATGATTCTACAATGGGGTACTATGACTGGATTAAAAAAAGTCAGGTAGACTGGTATGTTGATCAAAGTAATAAGTTTGCAGAAAAGAATAGCGAAGTGTTGCCTGCTTTGGCATTTTTCCATATTCCTCTTCCTGAATATGAGTGTGTAAGGAATCAGAAGAATACTTTGGGTAATCATTCGGAAGAAGTTTGCTCTCCACGAATTAATAGCGGACTTTTTTGGGCATTCCTTCAGCAAAAAGATGTAATGGCTACTTTCGTGGGACATGATCATAATGATGATTTTATAGGTTCACTAGCCAATATCCATTTAGCTTACGGAAGAAAATCCGGTTATGTCTCTGCATATAAAGAAATTCTTGAAAGAGGTGCAAGAGTAATTGAACTTCATGAAAAAGGAAAAGAGGTAAAAACATATATCCGAACTCTGAAGGGAATTTCATTGGAATATATTTTTAAGAAATGA